A genome region from Crossiella equi includes the following:
- a CDS encoding S1 family peptidase, protein MRAARKSPGRGGVVVALLALLLLSVVPRAVAQPSDPGAPPVVGGIRASILEFPWTVAIARGDGFVICGGTLVTPTKVLTAAHCVAGKQPKDLLVVAGREDLMTWTGELRTLSMLWVHPSYTSVRAGNDVAVLALSAPLHQPTLPLAGPADAHLYGTGTFATVLGWGMTSEAGLPSRYLLKAYVPVVGNAGCQSVLANFDGATMLCAGYANGGVDTCQGDSGGPLVIGGKLAGVTSWGIGCARPFQPGVYVRVSTFQPLLDLVLRQP, encoded by the coding sequence ATGCGGGCAGCCAGGAAGTCACCGGGCAGGGGCGGTGTGGTGGTGGCACTGCTCGCACTGTTGCTGCTGTCAGTGGTCCCGCGGGCGGTCGCCCAGCCGAGCGACCCGGGCGCGCCACCGGTGGTCGGCGGCATCCGCGCCTCGATCCTGGAGTTCCCGTGGACCGTCGCGATCGCGCGCGGCGACGGCTTCGTCATCTGCGGCGGCACCCTGGTGACCCCGACGAAGGTGCTCACCGCCGCCCACTGCGTGGCGGGCAAGCAGCCCAAGGACCTGCTGGTGGTGGCCGGGCGCGAGGACCTGATGACCTGGACCGGCGAGCTGCGCACACTCAGCATGCTCTGGGTACACCCGTCGTATACAAGCGTTCGCGCGGGCAACGACGTCGCGGTGCTGGCCCTGAGCGCCCCGCTGCACCAGCCGACCCTGCCGCTGGCGGGCCCAGCCGACGCGCACCTGTACGGCACGGGCACGTTCGCGACCGTGCTCGGCTGGGGGATGACCTCGGAGGCGGGACTGCCCTCGCGCTACCTGCTCAAGGCCTACGTGCCGGTGGTCGGCAACGCCGGGTGCCAGTCGGTGCTGGCGAACTTCGACGGTGCCACGATGCTGTGCGCGGGCTACGCCAACGGCGGCGTGGACACCTGTCAGGGCGACTCCGGCGGGCCACTGGTCATCGGGGGCAAGCTGGCCGGGGTGACCTCGTGGGGGATCGGGTGCGCGCGGCCGTTCCAGCCGGGGGTGTACGTGCGGGTGAGCACCTTCCAGCCGTTGCTGGACCTGGTCCTGAGACAGCCCTAG
- a CDS encoding phage holin family protein, whose amino-acid sequence MFFVLQVVITAVALWVSTALPGIDIGDVPAAEKIGTLLLVGLVFGLVNAIIKPVVKVVGCAFYLLTLGLIGLVVNALLFWLTGWVAEKLGLAFVVTGFWPAFFGAIIVALVSWVLNAVVQAREVVED is encoded by the coding sequence GTGTTCTTCGTCCTCCAGGTAGTCATCACCGCCGTGGCGCTGTGGGTGTCCACGGCGCTGCCGGGCATCGACATCGGCGATGTCCCGGCGGCGGAGAAGATCGGCACGCTGTTGCTGGTCGGCCTGGTCTTCGGTCTGGTCAACGCGATCATCAAGCCGGTGGTCAAGGTCGTTGGCTGCGCGTTCTACCTGCTCACCCTGGGCCTGATCGGCCTGGTGGTGAACGCCCTGCTGTTCTGGCTCACCGGCTGGGTCGCGGAGAAGCTCGGCCTGGCCTTCGTGGTCACCGGCTTCTGGCCCGCCTTCTTCGGCGCGATCATCGTGGCCCTGGTGAGCTGGGTGCTCAACGCCGTGGTCCAGGCCCGCGAGGTCGTCGAGGACTGA
- a CDS encoding LysE family translocator — MSLDLTQLPAFLVACLVVVLTPGVDAFLLLRTSLRQGTRAGLSALLGIHSAALVHVALVVSGLGLLISHSPGVLTALRWLGAGYLAYLAYSIIRGLWLARGELRTATAGSAEDEKPGNGPFLRGFLCNISNPKMLLFCLAFLPQFIGTAGSPVLQLGVLAGVFMVLAFAWELSIVLAASRLQARLARPVVLNGLDAFCAVAFLTMSVGLVLGS; from the coding sequence ATGTCCCTGGACCTGACCCAACTGCCCGCGTTCCTGGTGGCCTGTCTCGTCGTGGTGCTCACCCCCGGCGTGGACGCCTTCCTGCTGCTGCGCACCTCGCTGCGGCAGGGCACGCGCGCCGGGCTGTCCGCGCTGCTCGGCATCCACTCCGCCGCGCTCGTGCACGTCGCACTGGTCGTGTCCGGCCTCGGCCTGCTGATCAGCCACTCCCCCGGCGTGCTCACCGCGCTGCGCTGGCTCGGCGCGGGCTACCTCGCCTACCTGGCCTACTCGATCATCCGGGGCCTGTGGCTGGCCCGGGGCGAGCTGCGCACCGCGACCGCGGGCTCGGCCGAGGACGAGAAGCCGGGCAACGGCCCGTTCCTGCGCGGCTTCCTGTGCAACATCAGCAACCCGAAGATGCTGCTGTTCTGCCTGGCGTTCCTGCCGCAGTTCATCGGCACCGCGGGCTCGCCCGTGCTCCAGCTGGGCGTGCTGGCGGGGGTCTTCATGGTGCTGGCCTTCGCCTGGGAGCTGTCGATCGTGCTGGCCGCCAGCCGCCTGCAGGCACGGCTCGCCCGCCCGGTCGTGTTGAACGGGCTGGACGCCTTCTGCGCGGTAGCCTTCCTGACCATGTCGGTCGGGCTGGTGCTCGGCAGCTGA
- a CDS encoding GNAT family N-acetyltransferase: MSTLYRASGAELDVPTLYALLKLRVDVFVTEQQSPYSDLDGRDLDPATRHLWFAEADGAPLSYLRLLREPDGRTVRVGRVVTRADARGKGLSRELMGHALAEIGEAPSVLDAQTTVTRFYQSFDYRPSGEEYLDAGVPHIPMSRP; the protein is encoded by the coding sequence GTGAGCACCCTGTACCGAGCCTCCGGCGCCGAGCTGGACGTGCCGACCCTCTACGCCCTGCTGAAGCTCCGCGTCGACGTCTTCGTCACCGAGCAGCAGAGCCCCTACTCCGACCTGGACGGCCGCGACCTCGACCCCGCCACCCGCCACCTGTGGTTCGCCGAAGCGGACGGCGCGCCGCTGTCCTACCTGCGGCTGCTGCGGGAACCGGACGGGCGGACGGTGCGCGTCGGGCGGGTGGTGACCCGGGCGGACGCGCGCGGCAAGGGCCTGTCCCGCGAGCTGATGGGGCACGCGCTGGCCGAGATCGGCGAGGCGCCGTCGGTGCTGGACGCGCAGACCACGGTCACGCGCTTCTACCAGAGCTTCGACTACCGGCCCTCGGGGGAGGAGTACCTGGACGCCGGGGTGCCGCACATCCCCATGTCGCGGCCCTGA
- a CDS encoding serine hydrolase has translation MDINRRRALGLGTVAAAGAVLGSPMVAAAQTQVRESAPADDDTTTPADSAAARRRIERVYKLGRTWARGTWSAIITVTDPDGTPVPAVAEEADRVVDAQSVNKLAVATAVLDKVDRGLLKLDQRVEVTADIVLRDGDGIFAVDGAYPSSVTLGHAIANLLVLSDNTAVRLCGSVCGTAEVNEILAAKGFTHTRVKPSTRPDRFFLGWTTPRETHDLLRRLTAGTLLSETSTTYMLNALRCTSAFNDGVRLRLSTPERLRVATKAGWFATDRHEAGLVFDTAGKPIVCYSLFATGEFRGDATANNADFTTNHPAIAARSVLGRTMMDSVIRLTNPSARTHRAPAYRPGNGG, from the coding sequence ATGGACATCAACCGCAGGCGTGCGCTGGGTCTGGGGACGGTCGCGGCCGCCGGTGCTGTGCTCGGTTCTCCGATGGTCGCGGCGGCGCAGACCCAGGTCAGGGAGTCCGCGCCCGCCGACGACGACACGACAACCCCGGCCGACAGCGCGGCGGCGCGGCGCCGGATCGAGCGGGTCTACAAGCTGGGCAGGACCTGGGCCCGGGGCACCTGGTCGGCAATCATCACCGTGACGGATCCCGACGGCACCCCGGTGCCCGCGGTGGCCGAGGAGGCGGACCGGGTCGTCGACGCGCAGAGCGTCAACAAGCTCGCGGTCGCCACCGCCGTGCTGGACAAGGTCGACCGGGGCCTGCTGAAGCTGGACCAACGGGTCGAGGTGACCGCCGACATCGTGCTGCGCGACGGCGACGGCATCTTCGCCGTGGACGGCGCCTACCCGAGCTCGGTGACACTCGGCCACGCGATCGCCAACCTGCTGGTGCTCTCCGACAACACCGCGGTCCGCCTGTGCGGCTCGGTGTGCGGCACCGCGGAGGTCAACGAGATCCTGGCGGCGAAGGGCTTCACGCACACGCGGGTGAAGCCGTCCACGCGCCCGGACCGGTTCTTCCTGGGCTGGACCACCCCGCGCGAGACGCACGACCTGCTGCGGCGGCTGACCGCGGGCACGCTGCTGTCCGAGACCTCCACCACGTACATGCTCAACGCGCTGCGCTGCACGAGCGCGTTCAACGACGGCGTGCGCCTGCGCCTGTCCACCCCGGAGCGCCTGCGCGTGGCGACCAAGGCGGGCTGGTTCGCCACCGACCGCCACGAGGCCGGGCTGGTCTTCGACACCGCGGGCAAGCCGATCGTCTGCTACTCGCTGTTCGCCACCGGGGAGTTCCGGGGTGACGCGACGGCCAACAACGCCGACTTCACCACCAACCACCCGGCGATCGCGGCGCGCTCGGTGCTGGGCCGCACGATGATGGACTCGGTCATCCGCCTGACCAACCCGTCCGCGCGCACCCACCGCGCCCCGGCGTACCGGCCGGGCAACGGCGGCTGA
- a CDS encoding 8-amino-7-oxononanoate synthase, with protein sequence MTSTTPDVFDWLDTRSRARARAGLTRSLRPRAADSPLLDLAGNDYLGLTRDPRVAEAAAAAARVWGAGSTGSRLVTGTTDLHTELEHELAEHCGAEAALVFSSGFLANLGVLTALSGPGTVIVSDAHNHASLIDGCRLSRAEVAVAGHRDPVGVTELLAGRSKKRALVVTDSVFSVDGDLAPLPELAAACRAHHAALVVDDAHGLGVIGEGGRGGVHAAGLAGAPDVVVTTTLSKSLGSQGGAVLGPARVIAHLVDTARGFIFDTGLAPACAGGALAALRVLKREPELAGRSLEVARTLAGLLEAEGLRVSSPTAAVVSVRAPSPQEAVAWAAACRADGVAVGCFRPPSVPDQVSRLRLTARADLKPGDLAHAVAVITRNAPPGAHRKSA encoded by the coding sequence GTGACCTCGACCACGCCTGACGTCTTCGACTGGCTGGACACCCGCTCGCGGGCACGCGCCCGGGCGGGCCTGACCCGCTCACTGCGGCCGCGCGCCGCCGACAGCCCGCTGCTGGACCTGGCGGGCAACGACTACCTCGGCCTCACCCGCGACCCCCGCGTCGCCGAGGCCGCGGCCGCCGCCGCCCGGGTCTGGGGCGCCGGTTCGACCGGGTCGCGCCTGGTCACCGGCACCACCGACCTGCACACCGAGCTGGAGCACGAGCTGGCCGAGCACTGCGGTGCGGAGGCGGCGCTGGTGTTCTCCTCCGGCTTCCTGGCCAACCTCGGTGTGCTCACCGCGCTGTCCGGGCCGGGCACCGTGATCGTCTCCGACGCGCACAACCACGCCTCGCTCATCGACGGCTGCCGCCTCTCCCGCGCCGAGGTGGCCGTGGCCGGGCACCGTGACCCGGTGGGCGTCACCGAGCTGCTGGCCGGGCGGAGCAAGAAGCGCGCGCTGGTGGTCACCGACTCGGTGTTCTCCGTGGACGGCGACCTGGCTCCGCTGCCCGAGCTGGCCGCCGCCTGCCGCGCGCACCACGCGGCGCTGGTGGTCGACGACGCGCACGGCCTGGGCGTCATCGGCGAGGGCGGGCGCGGCGGGGTGCACGCGGCCGGGCTCGCCGGGGCGCCGGACGTGGTGGTCACGACCACGCTGTCCAAGTCGCTGGGCAGCCAGGGCGGCGCGGTGCTCGGGCCCGCGCGGGTGATCGCGCACCTGGTGGACACCGCGCGCGGGTTCATCTTCGACACCGGCCTGGCCCCGGCCTGTGCGGGCGGGGCGCTGGCCGCGCTGCGCGTGCTGAAGCGGGAGCCGGAGCTGGCCGGGCGGTCCCTGGAGGTGGCGCGCACGCTCGCCGGGCTGCTCGAAGCCGAGGGGCTCCGGGTCAGCTCGCCGACCGCGGCCGTGGTGTCGGTGCGCGCGCCGTCCCCGCAGGAGGCGGTGGCGTGGGCGGCGGCCTGCCGCGCGGACGGGGTCGCGGTCGGCTGCTTCCGGCCGCCGTCGGTGCCCGACCAGGTGTCCCGGCTGCGGCTGACCGCGCGGGCCGACCTGAAACCGGGCGACCTGGCGCACGCGGTCGCCGTGATCACCCGGAACGCACCGCCCGGCGCACACCGGAAATCCGCCTGA
- a CDS encoding cytochrome P450: protein MRAVESSLDELDLFGPEFVDDPWPSFARLRERSPVHHDERTGLWLVSKHRDVRAVLADPVAYVPDNALTAVTPIPPPQLRVLARARFSLPPTLANNGTDSHTGLRRLVASYLTPARVRAAEPRIRELAATALAALPERGTFDLVSGLAAELPCRVLLELLGLREVDLPALKAWSAASLELFWGRPDPARHEELAVAAGQFHQWLAARIRAATPGTPDLFGQLAAHRAPGDRPLRIAEAVGVCYFLLIAGQETTSQLLSTLFHRLVPRRDLWSRLAAGEPGLAQACVEETLRREPPVNTWRRVAARETTLSGVRIPEGAHLLLLLAGSGSDPEVFPDAESFCPARPEVRRHLAFGHGRHFCLGAGLARTEAGLVLDALARHLPRLELVEEAPPMLGLLSFRAPLRVLVRRA from the coding sequence GTGCGGGCGGTGGAGAGTTCCCTGGACGAGCTGGACCTGTTCGGTCCGGAGTTCGTCGACGACCCCTGGCCGAGCTTCGCCCGCCTGCGCGAGCGCTCGCCCGTGCACCACGACGAGCGCACCGGGCTGTGGCTGGTCAGTAAGCACCGGGATGTACGAGCGGTCCTTGCCGACCCGGTGGCCTACGTCCCGGACAACGCGCTGACCGCGGTCACCCCGATCCCACCGCCGCAGCTGCGCGTGCTGGCCCGCGCCCGGTTCTCGCTGCCGCCGACCCTGGCCAACAACGGCACGGACAGCCACACCGGCCTGCGCCGCCTGGTCGCCTCCTACCTCACCCCGGCCCGGGTGCGCGCGGCCGAGCCCCGCATCCGCGAGCTCGCCGCCACCGCGCTCGCCGCCTTGCCCGAGCGGGGCACGTTCGACCTGGTCAGCGGCCTGGCGGCGGAGCTGCCCTGCCGGGTGCTGCTGGAGCTGCTCGGCCTGCGGGAGGTCGACCTGCCCGCGCTCAAGGCCTGGAGCGCGGCCTCGCTGGAGCTGTTCTGGGGCCGCCCGGACCCGGCGCGGCACGAGGAGCTCGCGGTCGCGGCCGGACAGTTCCACCAGTGGCTGGCCGCCCGCATCCGCGCCGCCACCCCCGGCACGCCGGACCTGTTCGGGCAGCTCGCCGCGCACCGCGCCCCCGGCGACCGGCCGCTGCGGATCGCCGAGGCGGTTGGCGTCTGCTACTTCCTGCTCATCGCGGGCCAGGAGACCACCAGCCAGCTGCTCAGCACGCTGTTCCACCGCCTGGTCCCGCGCCGCGACCTGTGGTCCCGGCTGGCCGCGGGGGAACCGGGCCTGGCACAGGCGTGTGTGGAGGAGACGCTGCGCCGCGAGCCCCCGGTGAACACCTGGCGCCGCGTCGCCGCGCGCGAGACCACGCTGTCCGGGGTCCGGATCCCCGAGGGAGCGCACCTGTTGCTGCTGCTCGCGGGCTCCGGCTCGGACCCCGAGGTGTTCCCGGACGCCGAGTCGTTCTGCCCGGCCCGGCCCGAGGTGCGGCGGCACCTGGCCTTCGGCCACGGCAGGCACTTCTGCCTCGGCGCGGGCCTGGCCCGGACCGAGGCGGGTTTGGTCCTGGATGCCCTCGCCCGGCACCTGCCGCGCCTGGAGCTGGTCGAGGAGGCGCCGCCCATGCTCGGGCTGCTGTCCTTCCGCGCGCCGCTGCGCGTGCTGGTGCGCCGAGCGTGA
- a CDS encoding putative cobaltochelatase encodes MTAGYPFSAVVGHPDLRLALLLTAVHPGIGGVLVRGEKGTAKSTVVRGLAALLPAVAVVEHCRFACDPARPDPDCPDAPHDAAATTRPARLVELPVGATEDRLVGSLDLERALTEGVRAYQPGLLAAAHRGVLYVDEVNLLHDHLVDLLLDAAAMGRAHVEREGVSVAHAASFLLVGTMNPEEGELRPQLLDRFGLTVTVLASRDTRTRAEVVRRRLAYEADPAGFAEQWVGKDQDLAARITAARAALPGVVLPDVELRRIAALCAAFEVDGMRADLVVARTALAHAAWRGAEAVEAADVEVAARLALPHRKRRDPFDEPGLEEQQLQDALAKAAEEAERPEEPEPDPDGPGGQDPGAEQDGPAGEQTEGERSPEESPDPRAQHPVGQDTAGPDADQQQSAQEPVAQDQTAPEPSDADRSETGQPRGPRRDGAEQAPAAPAPAFRARLLQVPGMGEGAPGRRSRSRSESGRVVRASPGQGHGLHLAATVTAAAPHQSARGRTGPGLLLRAEDVRRALREGKEGNLVLFAVDASGSMAARRRMSAVSGAVLSLLRDAYQRRDKVGLITFRGAGAELTLPPTSSVDAAAARLKRLRTGGRTPLADGLLRARRTLATERLRDPRRRPLLVVVTDGRATVGVSGDPVRDAVRAALLLAADGVASIVVDCESGLVRLGLAPRLALALGGSCLSLDELSADRVAGVVRAARAA; translated from the coding sequence ATGACCGCCGGTTACCCGTTCTCCGCCGTCGTCGGCCACCCCGACCTGCGCCTGGCGCTGCTGCTCACCGCCGTGCACCCGGGCATCGGGGGTGTGCTGGTCCGAGGGGAGAAGGGCACCGCGAAGTCCACCGTGGTGCGCGGGCTGGCCGCGCTGCTGCCCGCGGTCGCGGTGGTCGAGCACTGCCGCTTCGCCTGCGACCCGGCCCGTCCCGACCCGGACTGCCCGGACGCCCCGCACGACGCCGCCGCGACCACCCGCCCGGCCCGCCTGGTCGAGCTGCCGGTCGGCGCCACCGAGGACCGCCTGGTCGGCTCGCTCGACCTGGAGCGCGCGCTCACCGAGGGCGTGCGCGCCTACCAGCCGGGTCTGCTCGCCGCCGCGCACCGGGGCGTGCTCTACGTCGATGAGGTCAACCTGCTGCACGACCACCTCGTCGACCTGCTGCTGGACGCCGCCGCGATGGGCCGCGCGCACGTCGAGCGCGAGGGTGTCTCCGTCGCGCACGCCGCGAGCTTTCTGCTGGTCGGCACGATGAACCCGGAGGAGGGCGAGCTGCGGCCGCAGCTGCTGGACCGCTTCGGTCTCACCGTCACGGTGCTGGCCTCCCGCGACACGCGCACGCGCGCCGAGGTCGTGCGCCGTCGCCTGGCCTACGAGGCCGACCCGGCGGGCTTCGCGGAGCAGTGGGTCGGTAAGGACCAGGACTTGGCCGCGCGCATTACCGCCGCCCGGGCCGCACTGCCCGGCGTGGTGCTCCCGGATGTCGAGCTGCGCCGCATCGCCGCCCTGTGCGCGGCCTTCGAGGTGGACGGCATGCGCGCGGACCTGGTCGTGGCGCGCACCGCCCTCGCGCACGCCGCCTGGCGCGGGGCCGAGGCGGTCGAGGCCGCCGACGTCGAGGTTGCCGCCCGCCTCGCGCTGCCACACCGCAAGCGCCGCGACCCCTTCGACGAGCCCGGCCTGGAGGAGCAGCAGCTCCAGGACGCCCTGGCCAAGGCCGCCGAGGAGGCCGAACGCCCCGAGGAGCCCGAACCCGACCCCGACGGCCCCGGCGGCCAGGACCCCGGTGCGGAACAGGACGGCCCGGCGGGCGAGCAGACCGAGGGGGAACGCTCACCGGAGGAGTCCCCGGACCCGCGCGCCCAGCACCCGGTCGGCCAGGACACCGCCGGTCCGGACGCCGACCAGCAGCAGTCGGCGCAGGAGCCCGTCGCCCAGGACCAGACCGCACCGGAGCCCTCCGACGCCGACCGGTCCGAAACCGGGCAGCCGCGCGGCCCGCGTCGCGACGGCGCCGAGCAGGCGCCCGCGGCCCCCGCCCCGGCCTTCCGCGCCCGCCTGCTCCAGGTGCCCGGCATGGGCGAGGGCGCCCCCGGACGCCGGTCCCGCTCACGCTCGGAGTCCGGCCGCGTGGTCCGCGCTTCGCCCGGACAGGGCCACGGCCTGCACCTGGCCGCGACCGTCACCGCCGCCGCCCCGCACCAGTCCGCGCGCGGCCGCACCGGTCCCGGTCTGCTGCTGCGCGCCGAGGACGTGCGCCGCGCCCTCCGCGAGGGCAAGGAGGGCAACCTGGTGCTCTTCGCCGTGGACGCCTCCGGCTCGATGGCCGCGCGCCGCCGCATGTCCGCGGTCAGCGGTGCCGTGCTGTCCCTGCTGCGCGATGCCTACCAGCGCCGGGACAAGGTCGGCCTGATCACCTTCCGCGGCGCGGGCGCCGAGCTGACCCTGCCGCCGACCTCCTCCGTGGACGCCGCGGCGGCCCGCCTCAAGCGCCTGCGCACCGGCGGCCGCACGCCCTTGGCCGACGGCCTGCTCCGCGCGCGCCGCACCCTGGCCACCGAACGCCTCCGCGACCCGCGCCGCCGCCCGCTGCTGGTCGTGGTCACCGACGGCCGCGCCACGGTCGGGGTGAGCGGCGACCCGGTGCGGGACGCCGTGCGGGCCGCCCTGCTGCTCGCCGCCGACGGCGTCGCCTCGATCGTCGTGGACTGCGAGAGCGGCCTGGTCCGCCTGGGCCTGGCCCCGCGCCTGGCGCTCGCGCTCGGCGGCTCCTGCCTGTCCCTGGACGAGCTGTCCGCCGACCGCGTGGCCGGCGTCGTGCGCGCCGCCCGTGCCGCCTGA
- the cobO gene encoding cob(I)yrinic acid a,c-diamide adenosyltransferase → MPQGQPVSVPQDGLTTRQRRNRPLLVVHTGEMKGKSTAAFGMALRGWNQGWSIGVFQFVKSAKWKVGEEEAFRALGRVHEQTGQGGAVEWHKMGEGWSWTRKKGTETDHAEAAREGWQEIARRLREQAHGMYVLDEFTYPMHWGWVDVEEVVAALRERPGHQHVVITGRHAPPALLEAADLVVEMTKVKHPMDTGQKGQRGIEW, encoded by the coding sequence ATGCCCCAGGGACAACCGGTCAGCGTGCCCCAGGACGGCCTCACCACCCGGCAGCGGCGCAACCGGCCGCTGCTGGTCGTGCACACCGGAGAGATGAAGGGCAAGTCCACCGCCGCGTTCGGCATGGCGCTGCGCGGCTGGAACCAGGGCTGGTCCATCGGCGTGTTCCAGTTCGTCAAGTCCGCCAAGTGGAAGGTCGGCGAGGAGGAGGCCTTCCGCGCGCTCGGCCGGGTGCACGAGCAGACCGGCCAGGGCGGCGCGGTCGAGTGGCACAAGATGGGCGAGGGCTGGTCCTGGACCCGCAAGAAGGGCACCGAGACCGACCACGCCGAAGCCGCCCGCGAGGGCTGGCAGGAGATCGCCCGCCGCCTTCGCGAGCAGGCGCACGGCATGTACGTGCTGGACGAGTTCACCTACCCGATGCACTGGGGCTGGGTGGACGTCGAGGAGGTGGTCGCCGCCCTGCGTGAGCGCCCCGGCCACCAGCACGTGGTCATCACCGGCCGCCACGCCCCGCCCGCGCTGCTGGAGGCCGCCGACCTGGTGGTGGAGATGACCAAGGTCAAGCACCCGATGGACACCGGGCAGAAGGGCCAGCGGGGGATCGAGTGGTAG
- a CDS encoding cobyrinate a,c-diamide synthase: MVARIVIAAPGSGAGKTTVATGLMAALRRRGLRVAPGKVGPDYIDPGYHALATGRPGRNLDPVLCGEHRVRPMFAHAARDADLAVIEGVMGLFDGRLGTPGHGSTAHVATLLDAPVVLVVDARGQSRSLAALLHGFRTYDPAVRIAGVLLNKVGSARHTEVLTEACHEVGLDVLGSLPRDPAFELPSRHLGLVTAAEHGTAATSVVDALADKVAGAVDLDAVLRLARSAPPLPPAEWEHGLAPGPARPVVAVAGGPAFTFGYAEHTELLTAAGAQVAVFDPLRDEALPEGTAGLVLPGGFPEQHAEELSANSALRAAVAAFARSGGPVHAECGGLLYLARELDGRPMCGVLPASARMTPRLVLGYRDAVALGDSPVAAAGTRRAAHEFHRTELVPAAGEPAAWAWRQDGRTRTEGFALGGVHASYLHTHPAEDPASVARFVAAAAAKP; the protein is encoded by the coding sequence GTGGTAGCCAGGATCGTCATCGCGGCCCCGGGATCGGGCGCGGGCAAGACCACCGTCGCCACCGGCCTGATGGCCGCGCTGCGCCGCCGCGGCCTGCGCGTGGCCCCGGGCAAGGTCGGCCCCGACTACATCGACCCCGGCTACCACGCGCTGGCCACCGGCAGGCCTGGCCGCAACCTCGACCCGGTGCTGTGCGGCGAACACCGCGTCCGCCCGATGTTCGCCCACGCCGCGCGCGATGCCGACCTCGCCGTCATCGAGGGCGTCATGGGCCTGTTCGACGGCCGTCTCGGCACGCCCGGCCACGGCTCCACCGCGCACGTGGCCACGCTGCTGGACGCCCCCGTCGTGCTCGTGGTCGACGCGCGCGGGCAGAGCCGCAGCCTGGCCGCGCTGCTGCACGGCTTCCGCACCTACGACCCGGCCGTGCGCATCGCGGGCGTGCTGCTCAACAAGGTCGGCTCCGCCCGGCACACCGAGGTGCTCACCGAGGCCTGCCACGAGGTCGGCCTCGACGTGCTCGGCAGCCTGCCCCGCGACCCCGCCTTCGAGCTGCCCTCCCGCCACCTCGGCCTGGTCACCGCCGCCGAGCACGGCACCGCCGCGACCTCGGTGGTCGACGCCCTGGCGGACAAGGTCGCGGGCGCGGTCGACCTGGACGCCGTGCTGCGCCTGGCCCGCTCCGCCCCGCCGCTGCCGCCCGCCGAGTGGGAGCACGGCCTGGCCCCCGGCCCGGCGCGGCCGGTCGTCGCGGTCGCGGGCGGGCCCGCGTTCACCTTCGGTTATGCCGAGCACACCGAGCTGCTCACCGCCGCCGGTGCCCAGGTCGCGGTGTTCGACCCGCTGCGCGACGAGGCCCTGCCCGAGGGCACCGCAGGGCTCGTGCTGCCCGGCGGGTTCCCCGAGCAGCACGCCGAGGAGCTGTCCGCCAACAGCGCGCTGCGCGCGGCCGTCGCCGCGTTCGCGCGGAGCGGCGGACCCGTGCACGCCGAGTGCGGCGGACTGCTCTACCTGGCCCGTGAGCTCGACGGCCGCCCCATGTGCGGCGTGCTGCCCGCGAGCGCGCGTATGACCCCGCGCCTGGTGCTCGGTTACCGCGACGCGGTCGCGCTCGGTGACTCACCCGTGGCCGCCGCCGGGACGCGTCGCGCGGCCCACGAGTTCCACCGCACCGAGCTCGTGCCCGCCGCGGGCGAACCCGCCGCGTGGGCGTGGCGGCAGGACGGCCGCACCCGCACCGAGGGCTTCGCGCTCGGCGGGGTGCACGCCTCCTACCTGCACACCCACCCGGCCGAGGACCCCGCCTCGGTGGCGCGGTTCGTGGCCGCCGCCGCGGCCAAACCCTGA